The genomic DNA GAGTTGTTTTGAAACGCGTGACCTTGCGACGATATCGCGCTACTCGTTCCGTAGACTCTGTGAAAGGTATAGCTACAAACCCCATTTTGCAGCAAACGAGACGAACCAAGCTGCTAATCAGATAGGATCGCAAATTCTCACGAGTCCTTTTCGAGCTCACTTTCTAGCTTCAAGACATTGTTGCCGTCATCGACCTGCACATAGTAGGCGGGGTTTTCATTCGAACCTTCCCGACTCACTTCTGACCCATCAATTTTTCGCGTCACTTTCTTTTCAAATGATGACTGCACTTTCCCGTGACCATAGCCGTCTCCCCATTTCCACTTCACGCTCGTCCCTTCGCTGTACTTCGCCATCACTCATCTCTGGTTAAATAGTTGGGTAACTGTTGAACGTGGTAGTCCAATGTCTACGACCACCAAACTGTATCTTCGGATCGCAGATATCATCGTCTACGGAACCAAGACTTCCTGTAAGCGTTGTGTTTCTACTAACAACGCGAGGTCAGCTGGCGAAGTAGCATCTTCCATGCCGAAAAGCCGTGACCGGATGCATGACACGAATACCTGCCGATTGGGATAACTGGACGCACCCATCGTTTCAGTGCGACCGGCTAGTTCTTTCATCGTCGCCGTACAAAGGTCATGCAAAAAAGCGGCGTGCGGCAGGGCTGTTGATAGCTCGAGTTCTAGAACGCCCAAACCGTAATCCCAAGTTACATTTTCGAAGCAACTGACATCTAACCGCGTTTTGGTCGGGATTCTGGGAGCCCAAAAAGAAAGGGCTCAACGTTAGACACGCTGAACCCTTGTGAAAGACGAGTGCGGATGAGAGGACTTGAACCTCCACGACCTTGCGGCCACTAGAACCTGAATCTAGCGCGTCTGCCAATTCCGCCACATCCGCTGATGTTTGACCTTTTCGAGCCGGCAAGAAGCCTATTCGTTTGGTCAGGCAATCTGAAAAGAATTACGATGCCAGAGCATGCTCGCGGAAACGAAGCTTGCTAAAAATGGCAGCATGCTCGCTGGAGACAACGACTGTGGACCGCTTTATCCCTTCTCGTTAAGTGCGGTAAAATATCTCGTTGTGTGAGTCTTGGCAAGCCACAATGGGCCCCGGTTCTTGAGACGAACCGCCGAATCGATCAGACTGGGGGTTCAGCGGTCATGCGTGGCGAAGGGTCTAGCTAGATTTCCATCATGACGATCGCCAACATGAAAGCGACTTTCGATGCAAATCCACTGCCTGGGCACGGTGGGCTATCACCCCAATGATACCCGACACACGTCGTGCTACTTCCTTCCTAAATCGGGTATCTTGCTCGATGGCGGCAGCGGGATGTTTCGATTGAGAAAGCATATCGAAACGGAATCGCTGGACATATTACTCAGCCACGCGCATCTCGATCACATCTTAGGGCTAACGTTCCTGCTTGATGTCTTGCACGAAAGCTCTGTGAAGAAAATTCGCATTTGGGGTGAGGCGACGAAGCTGCAAGCAGTCCAAGACCATCTGTTTCATCCGCTGATTTTTCCAATGCCGCTGGAATGTGAATGGAACCCCATCGACGACTTAGAGTCATTCACGATCAACGACGCTGAAATTACATTCCGGCATCAAGAGCACCCAGGCGGCTCGATAGCGTATCGGATTGATTGGCAATCACCAAGAAAGCGATTGGTCTACGCTACTGATACAACCGGCGACTTGTCAGATGAACATGCCCACTGGAGCCAAGATGCCGATCTACTGATGCACGAATGCTATTTTCGTGACGAGGCATCGCATTGGGCACTGAGGACCGGACACTGCTGGACGAGCCGGGTAGCGCAGGTCGCAGCCAAATCAAAACCGAAGCAATTGCTGCTTACCCATATCAACCCAATCGAAACCCGCGACGACCCCATCGACATTGCATCGATTCGCCGCCAGATCGAGTGCAAGGCGATTTTGGCCGAAGACGAAATGCTAGTTGAGTTCTAGCTTCTAAACCGATGGTGGCTTTGCACTAAACGATTCGCCTTTGCGTTTCACTCCTATCATTGGCCGCCCACCGAACTAGACCAGTTCGCCGAACAAGACCAGTTCACCGCTAGGGAAGAGTTGCCGTGACACTAGGCCTGAGTCGGTGAGACCTTATTGGAGCGTTGTTGCAAACTTTCGAGCACGGATGAGGCAACAACTTCAGCTTGGCGAATCACCGGAGCAATACCGACTCCATCGAGTGAGTTGCTAGTCAAATCTAAGCTCGGTAATTCGTCCAATGCCTTGCGTACTTTCTTAACTAATCGATGATGACCGACGTGGTATTGTGGCATGGCGTCATTCCAGCGGACAACCTTGGCGAACACCGGGTCACCCGAAAGGCCGATGATCTCGCTAAGTTCTTCCCGAACAAGCTCGATGATTGCCTGGTCATCTAAGTCAAGTAAGTCGGACTGCATCGCACCACCCACGAAAACACGAACGAGCACATGATCATCGGGCGCCCGCCCTGCGAATTTGTGACTCGCAAACGAACCGGCCAAAATGCGTCGTCCTTCCGAAAGCGGAACAACGAAGCCAAACGTTTCGATGTCTTTCGCGATATCGGCTCGGCGGACTCCCATGACCACGATCGCGGTCGACGCAGACGGGATTTGTCCCAAGGTATTGGCAATCAGATTCGCGGGCGTTGACGAAGATTGATTCGACACCGTGCGCAACAATCTCTTCGCCGCTTTAGGTGGCAAAGCGATAACGGCGTGGTCGAAAGTTTCTTGGGTGCCACTATCAAACCCCAGCAAGACTTGGTTGCCAGATCTATTCGATCCAGGAACAAGATCTAGCGACCGGACTGGTGAATTGACTTTGATTGAGTCGGTAGGGAGTGCTGACACAAGCGACCGAACCAACTCGATCATGCCACCTTCGAAGGCTCGAAAACGTCCATATCTCGCTCCCGTGCTGTTTCGCTCTTCGGAATCTTCCCCACGTTTGCGTTTAACATGTGTTGCCTTGGCAAGTGAACCATGTTCGCGTTCCATCGCGTATATCGGTCCCATCGTCGATCGCATGCTCAATTGATTCACGTCAGCCGTGTAGATGCCTGCGGACAACGGCGCCACGATTCGATCGAGGACCTCGCGTCCCATTCGTCGTTGCACAAAGGAGGCCACTGATTCGTCGAGGTTTTCGTCGGTGTCGCCGACTGGCTGAGACGACGGGATGAACCTTTCCGCTAGCCAACGAAGCTTGCCCCGCCACGTCAGCAGATCGGTTGTCAGCATGGGCATCAATTTGGTTGCCCGCATCAAAACAAAACCGTCGGGGATAGGGATCAATTTGCCGTGTTGGCAGATACGAGCACCGCGACGAGTTGGCAAAGGCTCGATCAGTTGGTCTTCGACGCCGAGCTTGCGACACAAATCTAAGGCAGCAGCAGGCTGCGTCGCGAACATGTCCGCGCCATGATCGACAAGAAAACTGACGCTTCCGTCATCGCTTTGAATCCGTTCGGTATGGATCACGCCCCCGACGCGATCGCTTGCTTCATAGACCGTGATCACTAGCGCAAGCGGCGACTCGTTTGATTGATTCGCCAAATGCAATTGCACCGCGGTAGCGAGTCCCGAAAGACCTCCCCCGATGATGGCGACACGGTACGGTTGGTTGATGGCCAAAGAAAACTTCGTTGTCGCGATGCGACTATCGTCCACTTTGAGCGGCTGCTGCCGCTTCGGCTGCTGCTGCGGCGGCGGCTTCTTGTTGAGCAGTATCGCCGTAACCGTTCATCCCTTCCGGTGGTCCACCGTAACCGCTCGGTGGACCGCCATAACCTTCCGGCGGTCCGCCGTAACCGCTTGGTGGTCCGCCATATCCGCTTGGCGGGCCACCATAGCCACTTGGCGGGCCGTAGGATCCGTACCCGTTATTACCGCGACCGTTGGATGCGAAATCCTTACCAACCAAAGCAGCAAAGGTGGTCACTAGCAGGCTTACGGGCTGGATGATTGACTCCAATTCGGCGTGAAAATCGGTAGCATTCCTGGCGTTGGCCAATGATGCAAGCTGCGGAGCCAAGGGTGCAAGAACCGAGCTGTACTCGGTCAAAACAGTTCCGCTTTGAGCTTCGCTGTACTTCGTGGTCATCGCCTTAACATCCTCGGCCCAGGTCGCGGAAAGCGATTCGGGTACCCAATACCCTTCGACCTTCTTGAAGACATCGGCTGTATCACCCGCGTCCGAAGTGATCGTCACATTGGCAGTATCACCGGTGCTTGATTCCACGACGACGTTGCGCCCGGCGAACGTCGATTGCCCGCTCAATTGGTAAAGATACGGTGCAATCTTTGGATCCATTTTTCGAAGCCAATCACCAAACGGAACGGTGCGCAATTCCTGCAGGCTAACCGACGGATCGCTCAGGACCGTTCGGGCAAGTCCGGCGAGTGTCATGATCGACCCCTCAAGGTTCTCAATCGTCGAAGGTTGCAGAGATTGGATACGTGGACTTGATAACAACCACCGCTGTCGTGTTTCCATCACTTCGCCGGATTGTTGAAGCGTCGAGACTAAGGTTTCAAAGTTGGCCTGTTCACACTTAGACGCCACAAGTTTCACCAAGCTATCGACATCATTGCGGTAACTAGGAGGAAGCGCATCATAGATTGCGACGAGATGTCCATCGGAGACGGCGTCGTCGACCTGCTGAAGAAACTTATCAACGGTCACATCTTTTTGGGGAGCTTGATAAGGCGGAGCCTCACTTGGAACAGGAAGCGGATTCGGTGCAGAGGCCGCAGCGGAAACGCGTTGCTGCCGTAGCTCGGAAGTCCGATCGCTCCGCCGCGACTGCAATTCTTTACTTAGCTGATTGGCTTGAATTCGACTTTCACTCCGCAGCGATGACATCTTTACCGAAACTCGTTTTCCATTGCTGAGCTTCAGTACGACCGTGTCACCCCATAAACCAAGCATTTCAGCTTCGATCGTTCTAGTTCCTCGCAAGTCCGTCCACGATTCGGCGCACGCCGACGGGAACGGCAGCGCTAGAAAGCCACAAACCACCAGCAGCGGAATGAATACGAACGATTGGCGAATGGACATGAGAGGTCTCATGGATAAGGAACACAGCATAAAGGCAGGCGAAGAATGGCAATGTCAGCGAACAGCCATTCACAGATCGAAAAAACACTTTGAGGCATGGCACTGACGAGTGCTTCCCCGAAGAGGTGACCCCAAGGGCTAAACACACCACCATGCGCTGACCGTCATCCAGTATATTGAATCACTGTCGATTGTGGCCCCCCTATTTGTGAAGGAAAACACTTGAGCGACCCATCGGATAAGCCCTCACTGTCGGCCATCGAACCAGCGGTGTCAAACAGCGGAAATGCACCTAACTCCAACGACCACGCACTGGGATCGTTAACCGAGGGTGGTACAGGCGTGACTCTTTCATCCGCAGAGATCCGAACGCTCAAGGAAAAGTACTACAACGCGACCATCGTTGATCGTCGTGATATCCATGACGATTTGGCGGTGTTCCGTATTCGACCGGACCAGGGATTCGAACCCTTTGAAGCAGGACAGTACGTCGCGTTGGGACTTGGGAATTGGGAACGGCGTATCGCCAACTGCCAAGATGAACCGCTGCCCGAGAGCAAATGGAAGAAGCTGACCAGGCGAGCGTATTCGATTTCTTGCCCAATGGTAGACGTCGATTCGGCGACGGACTCGACGGTTCAAGTCATGACGGTCAATTCGATTGACTACCTCGAATTTTACGTCGCTTTGGTTCGTCACGCGGGTGACCTGGACCAGAAACCTCCTTCGTTAACACCTCGTTTATTTGGACTCCAATCCGGCGATCGCATTGAAATCGCCAAGAAAATCGTTGGCCACTACGTCGCACACGATATTGGACCGGACGACACGGTGTTGATGGTCGGCACGGGTACTGGTGAAGCACCGCATAACGCGATGGCGGCTAGTTTGCTTTCCCAGGATCATCAAGGACGGATCATCCACGTCACAAGCGTTCGGCAGCGCAAGGACTTAGCCTACCTAAGACAACACGAAACGCTGTCGAAACACTTCCCTCAGTACAGCTATTTTCCTCTGACGACACGAGATCCCGAGAACCTCAATACGTCGCATCCGAAATTCGTTGGCAAACAATACGTGCAGGAGTTGTTTCGCTCGGGAAGGTTAGCGGAACTAGCGGGCGTGGATTTGAGCCCGAAGAATACTCACGTCTTTCTTTGCGGAAACCCCGCTATGATCGGCTACGCACCACCGGGCGCGCCGCCTCTCACGCAACCGGGGATGATTCAAGTCTTAATCGAAGCCGGGTTTACCGATGATCACAATCAGAGCGGTCCCGGTGTGATTCGTTTTGAGAAGTATTGGTAAATCGTTCCAACAGTACTCCACGACACCGCATTGCATGTGTTAAAACGAGTATTCCCGTTGCGGGTTTCGCTCACCAACCACCAATCGCCCCAACCGATTGTTTTCTGGTTCTTCCACTCAACACTTAATAACAGTATTTCGATATGGACCTTTCTCGAACAATCGCGTTGATTCTAGGTGGAGGCCGGGGAACTCGCTTATTTCCGCTGACCAAAATCCGCGCTAAACCCGCCGTACCGCTGGCGGCCAAATATCGTTTGATTGATATCCCGATTAGTAACTGCATCAACAGCGGTTTGAATCGCGCGTATGTGTTGACCCAGTTTCTTTCCGAAAGCCTGCACCGTCACCTTCGCCAGACTTACACCTTCGACCACTTCAACGGTGGCTTCGTCGAATTGCTGGCAGCCCAGCAAACGGTCAACAAGGGGACCGACTGGTATCAAGGTACCGCCGACGCGGTACGCAAGAACTTGGTTCACTTGACCGAAGATTGGATCGAGCATGTTTTGATTCTGTCGGGTGACCAGCTTTACCGAATGGACTTCCGCGACATGATGCGGACCCATATCGAGTCGGGTGCTGATGCAACGATCGCTGGGATTCCAGTGTCGCGAGACGAGGCGTCTTCGCTGGGCATCATGCAAGTGGACAATGACGGTCGCGTGCGTGGCTTCGTCGAAAAGCCTCAAACCGACGAAGAACTTGCTACCGTTCAAATGGACCCTGCTTGGATCGATGCCAGAGGCATCCCGAGTCACGGACGCGACTGCCTAGCAAGCATGGGACTCTACATCTTCAACAAAGACGTGATGGTCGACTTGCTGCGAAACGATTCGCACAGTGATTTTGGAAAAGAGGTTTTTCCCGAGGCGATCAAGTCTCACAAGGTGAACGTGCACCTGTTTGACGGGTACTGGGAAGACATCGGTACTATTCGAGCATTCTATGAAGCCAACCTATCGTTGGCCGGCAAGAACCCTCCCTTTGACATTCGTAATGCTGATGCGCCGATCTATTCAAGACCTCGCTTCTTGCCGCCAACGATCATGGGCAATGCGTCCATCGAAGGCAGCTTGATCGCGGACGGATGTTTGATTGGCGAGAACGTCAAAATCAAGAATAGCGTCTTAGGATTACGAACCGTGGTGGGCGACAACGTCACCATCGAAGATAGCGTCGTGATGGGAGCGGACTACATCGAATCCGAATCTCGCGGCCCCATCCCCATCGGCATCGGAGCGGGCTCGACCATCATCGGCACAATCTTGGATAAGAATTGCCGCATTGGTGAAAACGTCAGCATTACCAACCAGCAAAAGGTTGACCATCAAGGCGAAGACGACGACTTGCAAGTGCGAGACGGAATCCCGATCGTGATCAAGAACGGAATCATTCCGAGCGGATACACGATGTAGTTGTTGTCACAGCAACATAGACGCCGTCGCAGCCGCCATTGAACAACGTGGTGCTGCGACGAAAATGTGTGCGACTTACAGATGTTGCCAGCGACCAGCCTTGCTCGCTACCAATTCAGCGGTGCGGTTTATCGGCCGAACAACTTCTCTAGGCCTTTGCCAAGTTGTTTCTCTAAGTAGTTCTCGGTGGTTTCTTGAAGCTTTTTCGCTCCCAGGTCACCGACAACTTTGGCGATGCTTGACGAATCGAGCGTCGGCCGACTGACCGTGCCCGCGATGGGCAGCGTGATCGTTTGGCCGGCTAGCCCCTTCAAGCTGCTGCCCAACCATCGCTCGTCAAGCGGAACCATGGCCTGCATTTCCAACCGACCGTCATTGATGCGTACGCGACCGCTGGTGACAACTTGAGCACGATCGACGTCGAAGAAGAGTCGATCATGAGTCACGACGCCACCATCAAGAGAGAAATTCACCGTTTGCGGCGGCATTGAAATCAGCGTCGAGTTCTGGTTTTGCGTTTTCATGCTTCCGCCAAACGCAGATGCAATCGAAGCGAGTTGATTGAGGCCACCGAGCAACTGTTGGGCTAGCGGCCCCGCATTCATATCGACCGTTCCCACGCCCATGCGACCAATCACTCGGCTACTGGCAACATCGTCAAAGTTAATCGTGGCCTCGTCAACTTCTGCCGATATCGTTCCCTTGATACTTGCGGTTTGTGCGGCAAGCGGAGCGAGATATTTCAGCCACCGGTCGGTCATCTCGGGTGTCAACTCAATCGAGTCAGCGATCACGCCAGGATCCAATCTCATCCACATCGAATCGCCGGCATAGTTCACTGTGCCTGATGCGCGGACATAACCTTTGCCGACAGGAATATTGGTCGGCGTGATCGAGACCTCTGTTTCGTTGACTCGCACCGGTACTCTGGCTTGCCCAAACCGGACACCGGCGACCTCGCCCATTTCCCAGCCCAACTCGGTTTGAACGTCGAATACGAAAGAGCCATCGGCGTTTTGCTTCGCGCCAAGTGACATGGTGGTTTCATGGATGCCTTCGGCCAAAATTTCGATCCCTGCCAATGTGCTCAGGCGGGCCGCCACATCGTCGACCTTCATTCGCACGGGACCGTCGAGCTTGACGTTGTCCAATTTGTCCGTCCACAATCCATCCCCCGTCAAGGTTGTCGCAAACCAATCCGTTGCAAGCTTTGTTGGTGACGAAACAACTTGGCCAGCGTTTATGTTTACTTTGGTGACACCCGATAATTGCACATTGGGTTCTTCCCAAAGCAAGGTCATCGCACTGCGTCCACTTGATGCATTCGCCGTGATGTCTTGCTGGCTCACCGAGCAAAGTTTCGCATTGGTTTGATGATCAAACACAAACCAATCCTGATCTCGTGACACTTTCAACTCGCCCTCGCATTCACCGCGAACGACATAACGAGTGGACGATGCAGTGGCATTGGAACGTTCGGGTTGATACCCCACCGGAACCGCCCGAGTAGCGGTTTTCCGCTGCGATGCGGCTGCGTACTTTTGGTCTACGCTTCCTTGCAATCGTTCCAGCATGGCACGCCAGTGAATTTCTAGATCGCAAGTGTCGCCTTGCATGTCGCCACGAATGGCGGCGGATACCGCATCGCCGGAAACGACAACTCGCTCGGCGTGAAAGTCGCCCGACGGTAGCTGTAGGTCACCAGCAAAGGTGGCCGTCACCGACGGCTGCGAATAGATGCGATCGCTGTATCCGATGCTCGCTTGATCAAGTTTTAGTTCCGCCAACGTTAGCCGTGACACCGATGAAGCGACCATTGCGTGCGCCACCACGTCAAACTTCCCACTGACATCGTGAACCTCCGCTGGCATCCAAGGCAACAACAACGCTTGCAGCGAAGCGAGTTGACCAAGGCCGCTAAGAGTGACGGGTATAGGGTTTTCAAGGCTTGGCTGGTCAACAGGGTTTTCCAATTCAGCAAGCAACGTCAAATCTCGACTGACCAACGCGACCTTCGCTTGGGAAAGTTGTTGCAGCGATTGACCGCCCCAGGTTCCCACAGCTTCCACTTCACACTGGAAGGCATCTTGTTGAATCTGTTGCCCGCTGGGCAATGTAACCACCAAATCCTTCGCGCCACCGTCACCCACCAATCGCCAAACGTTATTTGCCGCGGCGTTCCATCGGATGTTTCCGCTTGCGACACCTGCAATCGATGCATCGGACATATCAATGATCGGACGAAGCATGGCGACCAGACGACCGAAGTCAATTTCTACGTCGGCGGCACCGGACTGCAAGTCACCCTGGCCGATAGCTTTTCCAAATCCACTTTTCCATTCAAACTTATCAGCTCGGACCAAACCGTTGCGGCTTGCCACAGTTGCGATGAGTTCAATGGATTCGACCTTCACGGCATTGCCGCGTGATCGGGCTTCGATGTCACTACTGCTGATTACGAATTCGCTTAACCTTGCATCGCCTGCTTGTTGGGGAGGAAACGATTCCACTCGTCCCATCGCCTTCCCTCGCACTAGCTGAGCATCGGTACGAATGGGCAGAATGCCAGGTAGTGATTCTTGCAGCTTGGGCAGATCGACCTCTGCCGTGGCAATCCCATCGATTCCTTCGAGCCACCGAAGCGGATTGTCGGAAGTGCCGACCCAGGAAAAATCTCGCGAGAACACGCCGTTGACCGTTGCGCTGGCGAAGTCGGTCGAGGCATTAAGTCGTCTGCCGATAACCTGGTGTGGCAATACGATCATCTCGCCATCAATCATCGCCAACGAGTTTCGCCACAACAACACAGGCTGCCC from Rubripirellula amarantea includes the following:
- a CDS encoding AsmA family protein; translated protein: MTTDEYLLEHADRSQKYHTQKRRTGRARRRGFYTLIALGAVALFVLAGPSLVSHSSIGRSLVTSQMAKYGLESQVDDLRIGWVTPIRVTGLNVRGKSGSTELKVDRIDVDMTLMDLIRGSESFGQVTLRDVNLLCGVANDSCSLEDDLAEILDAFASDSSEPSVASGHIKLLDITAKVTDVVSNASWTISQSNAEIELNGAQTLASFSGVLTEPRGGTGSLQGKIELQQSSTAETIAPANAWRISLKSESLPLSVVSVVRRRFSESMQAAPEIFNGDATGEIVLASGANDAIEASVENLNLRNLSALNIDPSTGQPVLLWRNSLAMIDGEMIVLPHQVIGRRLNASTDFASATVNGVFSRDFSWVGTSDNPLRWLEGIDGIATAEVDLPKLQESLPGILPIRTDAQLVRGKAMGRVESFPPQQAGDARLSEFVISSSDIEARSRGNAVKVESIELIATVASRNGLVRADKFEWKSGFGKAIGQGDLQSGAADVEIDFGRLVAMLRPIIDMSDASIAGVASGNIRWNAAANNVWRLVGDGGAKDLVVTLPSGQQIQQDAFQCEVEAVGTWGGQSLQQLSQAKVALVSRDLTLLAELENPVDQPSLENPIPVTLSGLGQLASLQALLLPWMPAEVHDVSGKFDVVAHAMVASSVSRLTLAELKLDQASIGYSDRIYSQPSVTATFAGDLQLPSGDFHAERVVVSGDAVSAAIRGDMQGDTCDLEIHWRAMLERLQGSVDQKYAAASQRKTATRAVPVGYQPERSNATASSTRYVVRGECEGELKVSRDQDWFVFDHQTNAKLCSVSQQDITANASSGRSAMTLLWEEPNVQLSGVTKVNINAGQVVSSPTKLATDWFATTLTGDGLWTDKLDNVKLDGPVRMKVDDVAARLSTLAGIEILAEGIHETTMSLGAKQNADGSFVFDVQTELGWEMGEVAGVRFGQARVPVRVNETEVSITPTNIPVGKGYVRASGTVNYAGDSMWMRLDPGVIADSIELTPEMTDRWLKYLAPLAAQTASIKGTISAEVDEATINFDDVASSRVIGRMGVGTVDMNAGPLAQQLLGGLNQLASIASAFGGSMKTQNQNSTLISMPPQTVNFSLDGGVVTHDRLFFDVDRAQVVTSGRVRINDGRLEMQAMVPLDERWLGSSLKGLAGQTITLPIAGTVSRPTLDSSSIAKVVGDLGAKKLQETTENYLEKQLGKGLEKLFGR
- a CDS encoding hypervirulence associated TUDOR domain-containing protein — translated: MAKYSEGTSVKWKWGDGYGHGKVQSSFEKKVTRKIDGSEVSREGSNENPAYYVQVDDGNNVLKLESELEKDS
- a CDS encoding glucose-1-phosphate adenylyltransferase yields the protein MDLSRTIALILGGGRGTRLFPLTKIRAKPAVPLAAKYRLIDIPISNCINSGLNRAYVLTQFLSESLHRHLRQTYTFDHFNGGFVELLAAQQTVNKGTDWYQGTADAVRKNLVHLTEDWIEHVLILSGDQLYRMDFRDMMRTHIESGADATIAGIPVSRDEASSLGIMQVDNDGRVRGFVEKPQTDEELATVQMDPAWIDARGIPSHGRDCLASMGLYIFNKDVMVDLLRNDSHSDFGKEVFPEAIKSHKVNVHLFDGYWEDIGTIRAFYEANLSLAGKNPPFDIRNADAPIYSRPRFLPPTIMGNASIEGSLIADGCLIGENVKIKNSVLGLRTVVGDNVTIEDSVVMGADYIESESRGPIPIGIGAGSTIIGTILDKNCRIGENVSITNQQKVDHQGEDDDLQVRDGIPIVIKNGIIPSGYTM
- the hemG gene encoding protoporphyrinogen oxidase encodes the protein MAINQPYRVAIIGGGLSGLATAVQLHLANQSNESPLALVITVYEASDRVGGVIHTERIQSDDGSVSFLVDHGADMFATQPAAALDLCRKLGVEDQLIEPLPTRRGARICQHGKLIPIPDGFVLMRATKLMPMLTTDLLTWRGKLRWLAERFIPSSQPVGDTDENLDESVASFVQRRMGREVLDRIVAPLSAGIYTADVNQLSMRSTMGPIYAMEREHGSLAKATHVKRKRGEDSEERNSTGARYGRFRAFEGGMIELVRSLVSALPTDSIKVNSPVRSLDLVPGSNRSGNQVLLGFDSGTQETFDHAVIALPPKAAKRLLRTVSNQSSSTPANLIANTLGQIPSASTAIVVMGVRRADIAKDIETFGFVVPLSEGRRILAGSFASHKFAGRAPDDHVLVRVFVGGAMQSDLLDLDDQAIIELVREELSEIIGLSGDPVFAKVVRWNDAMPQYHVGHHRLVKKVRKALDELPSLDLTSNSLDGVGIAPVIRQAEVVASSVLESLQQRSNKVSPTQA
- a CDS encoding ferredoxin--NADP reductase; its protein translation is MSDPSDKPSLSAIEPAVSNSGNAPNSNDHALGSLTEGGTGVTLSSAEIRTLKEKYYNATIVDRRDIHDDLAVFRIRPDQGFEPFEAGQYVALGLGNWERRIANCQDEPLPESKWKKLTRRAYSISCPMVDVDSATDSTVQVMTVNSIDYLEFYVALVRHAGDLDQKPPSLTPRLFGLQSGDRIEIAKKIVGHYVAHDIGPDDTVLMVGTGTGEAPHNAMAASLLSQDHQGRIIHVTSVRQRKDLAYLRQHETLSKHFPQYSYFPLTTRDPENLNTSHPKFVGKQYVQELFRSGRLAELAGVDLSPKNTHVFLCGNPAMIGYAPPGAPPLTQPGMIQVLIEAGFTDDHNQSGPGVIRFEKYW
- a CDS encoding MBL fold metallo-hydrolase, whose product is MQIHCLGTVGYHPNDTRHTSCYFLPKSGILLDGGSGMFRLRKHIETESLDILLSHAHLDHILGLTFLLDVLHESSVKKIRIWGEATKLQAVQDHLFHPLIFPMPLECEWNPIDDLESFTINDAEITFRHQEHPGGSIAYRIDWQSPRKRLVYATDTTGDLSDEHAHWSQDADLLMHECYFRDEASHWALRTGHCWTSRVAQVAAKSKPKQLLLTHINPIETRDDPIDIASIRRQIECKAILAEDEMLVEF